A window from Candidatus Omnitrophota bacterium encodes these proteins:
- a CDS encoding LAGLIDADG family homing endonuclease — MRQNINHEWNSNLAYAIGLIATDGNLSKDKRHILFTTTDQQLANTFKECLGIKNKTMVTPPSGFGKKLTYRINFGNIKFYQWLQKIGLLPKKTMLMGKLDIPDQYFVDFLRGHLDGDGSVFTYTDKYMKYKGKRYTYHRLYTKFISTNFNQISWIRGKIKETLNVERSLTHYLKINREFPIWQLRFAKNDSLKLLSWLYYKPNLPCLNRKRKIAEQFLK, encoded by the coding sequence ATGAGACAAAATATTAACCACGAATGGAATTCAAATTTAGCGTACGCTATCGGCCTTATAGCGACTGATGGAAACCTATCAAAAGACAAAAGGCACATCCTCTTCACCACAACTGACCAGCAGTTAGCAAATACCTTCAAAGAGTGTCTTGGTATCAAAAATAAAACAATGGTCACGCCTCCAAGCGGATTTGGAAAGAAACTCACTTATAGAATAAATTTTGGAAATATAAAATTTTACCAATGGTTGCAAAAAATTGGGTTGCTGCCCAAGAAAACAATGTTAATGGGTAAATTAGATATTCCAGATCAATATTTCGTTGATTTCTTGCGTGGGCATCTTGATGGTGATGGTTCTGTTTTTACTTATACCGATAAATACATGAAATATAAAGGGAAAAGATATACCTACCATAGATTATATACTAAATTTATCTCAACTAATTTTAACCAAATTAGCTGGATTAGGGGAAAAATAAAAGAAACATTGAATGTAGAAAGGTCATTAACTCACTATCTTAAAATAAATAGAGAATTTCCTATTTGGCAACTTCGTTTTGCTAAAAATGATTCTTTAAAACTTCTATCCTGGCTCTACTACAAACCCAACCTACCTTGCTTAAATCGTAAAAGAAAGATTGCTGAGCAGTTTCTTAAATAA